The following proteins are co-located in the bacterium genome:
- a CDS encoding PorV/PorQ family protein: MKISQESGVWSLESVRSLFLFVLLSFSCFADYSEGVCGATFLKINSLPRPVSLGGAFSAVSDDLSALYYNPAGLSQLKVPEGVASAASWIDKTKFGIIGYCSPISENSGFGLSVLYLKTDKIPLYKDVDTSQSGEFFDAMDLSIRIGYGMRLTRSNYFGIVGGWINQRIEEEKSHSFFFDIGELYKPKSLDKMAFSIVLQNLGGKTKFIEEEDEMPLTLKVGFAYFPIEKIIFSLDFVKPKDNNYQIRYGFEWGANKNLTLRTGFNSQVFKDLGVGITGGFGIRINTFNLNYSYVPYSFLGETHNLSLTTHFGRN; the protein is encoded by the coding sequence ATGAAGATAAGTCAGGAGTCTGGAGTCTGGAGTCTGGAGTCTGTCAGGAGTCTATTTTTGTTTGTTTTGCTCTCCTTTTCTTGCTTTGCTGATTATTCAGAGGGTGTGTGTGGGGCAACATTTTTAAAGATAAATAGCCTTCCAAGGCCTGTTTCCCTTGGTGGTGCATTCTCTGCTGTTTCTGATGATTTATCTGCCCTATATTACAATCCAGCTGGACTTTCCCAATTAAAAGTTCCCGAGGGTGTAGCATCAGCTGCATCGTGGATTGATAAAACAAAGTTTGGTATCATTGGCTATTGCTCACCAATATCAGAAAATTCTGGCTTTGGTTTATCCGTGCTTTATCTTAAAACAGACAAAATTCCATTATATAAGGATGTTGATACATCCCAAAGCGGAGAATTTTTTGATGCAATGGATTTATCCATAAGGATTGGCTATGGAATGAGGCTTACAAGGAGCAATTATTTTGGGATAGTAGGCGGATGGATAAACCAAAGGATAGAAGAAGAAAAAAGCCATTCATTCTTCTTTGATATTGGAGAGCTTTACAAACCAAAATCTTTGGATAAAATGGCATTCTCTATTGTCCTTCAGAATTTAGGAGGAAAGACAAAATTTATTGAAGAAGAAGATGAAATGCCCCTTACATTAAAGGTAGGTTTTGCCTATTTCCCAATAGAGAAGATTATCTTTAGCCTGGATTTTGTAAAACCAAAGGATAACAATTATCAGATAAGATACGGTTTTGAATGGGGTGCTAATAAAAACCTAACCCTGCGGACTGGCTTTAATTCCCAAGTCTTTAAAGACCTTGGCGTAGGCATTACTGGAGGCTTTGGAATCAGGATAAATACATTCAATCTTAATTATAGCTATGTTCCTTATTCTTTTCTCGGAGAAACCCACAACCTCTCCCTCACAACCCATTTTGGAAGGAATTAA
- the leuD gene encoding 3-isopropylmalate dehydratase small subunit (catalyzes the isomerization between 2-isopropylmalate and 3-isopropylmalate in leucine biosynthesis), giving the protein MIEGIVYKFGDNINTDEIIPATYLDTTDARELGCHCMEGIEGGTRIKEDGIIVSGFNFGCGSSREHAPISIKAKGIKAVIAKSFARIFFRNSINIGLFVFECKDCDDIDEGNKLRIEEDKGIIENQTKNKIYKITPLPEFIQKIIASGGLMKSL; this is encoded by the coding sequence ATGATTGAAGGGATTGTTTATAAATTTGGTGATAATATAAATACGGATGAGATAATTCCAGCTACATACCTTGATACAACAGATGCAAGGGAGCTTGGCTGCCACTGTATGGAGGGAATTGAAGGAGGAACTAGGATAAAAGAGGACGGAATTATTGTTTCTGGCTTTAATTTTGGATGTGGCTCATCCAGAGAGCATGCACCAATATCTATAAAGGCAAAGGGAATAAAGGCTGTAATAGCAAAATCCTTTGCAAGAATCTTCTTTAGAAATAGCATAAATATTGGGCTTTTTGTGTTTGAATGTAAAGATTGTGATGATATAGATGAAGGGAATAAATTAAGAATTGAGGAAGATAAAGGAATAATAGAGAATCAAACAAAGAATAAAATCTATAAAATAACACCCCTTCCAGAATTTATCCAAAAAATCATTGCATCTGGAGGTTTGATGAAATCCCTATGA
- a CDS encoding molybdenum cofactor guanylyltransferase, translating into MNGIILAKEKSQRLSCNKALIEIEGEALIERLIKIIKPYCKDILIISNDERLSQFGKRFCDIYKEKGPISGLYTGLYYSDCERSLILASDMPFLEKNLIEHINIEGNFQAIIPTIDGIPEPLCAIYSKEIIPLIKEQIENSELSLNSLIKRLNATYIDCNKFRDCFFNLNTQEDLNSFQNGL; encoded by the coding sequence ATGAACGGTATTATTCTTGCGAAGGAAAAAAGTCAAAGGCTTTCCTGCAATAAGGCTCTTATTGAAATTGAAGGAGAAGCCCTAATAGAAAGGCTAATAAAAATTATCAAGCCATATTGCAAGGATATTTTGATAATAAGCAATGATGAAAGGCTTTCCCAATTTGGAAAGAGGTTTTGTGATATATATAAGGAAAAAGGACCAATCTCTGGGCTATACACAGGGCTTTATTATTCAGATTGTGAAAGAAGCCTTATCCTTGCCTCTGATATGCCATTTTTGGAAAAAAACCTTATTGAACACATAAATATAGAAGGCAATTTCCAGGCAATTATTCCAACAATAGATGGAATTCCAGAGCCCCTTTGTGCAATATATTCAAAAGAAATTATTCCTTTAATAAAGGAGCAAATAGAAAATAGCGAGCTTTCCCTTAATTCCTTAATAAAAAGGCTAAATGCAACATATATAGATTGCAATAAATTTAGGGATTGCTTTTTTAATCTAAATACACAAGAAGACCTTAATTCCTTCCAAAATGGGTTGTGA
- the def gene encoding peptide deformylase, whose protein sequence is MILAIKRYGNPILRKEASDIKKIDEKIRKIAQDMIETTDASNALGLSGNQIGILKRIIVVKIKNKSLVIINPKIIKEEGIEEASEGCLSFPSLFGNIQRASSITFRGLNINGDEIIGEINGLSARAIQHEIDHLNGILFIDRMDESERKKLLALWRKIKN, encoded by the coding sequence ATGATTCTTGCCATAAAAAGATACGGAAATCCAATATTAAGAAAAGAGGCATCTGATATCAAAAAAATAGATGAGAAGATAAGAAAGATTGCGCAGGATATGATAGAAACAACAGATGCCTCAAATGCCCTCGGTCTTTCTGGAAATCAGATTGGCATTTTAAAGAGGATAATTGTTGTAAAGATAAAAAATAAATCTCTTGTCATCATAAATCCAAAGATTATAAAAGAAGAGGGAATTGAGGAGGCGTCTGAGGGATGCCTATCCTTTCCTTCCTTATTTGGAAATATCCAAAGGGCTTCTAGTATTACATTTAGGGGGCTTAATATAAATGGCGATGAGATTATCGGAGAGATAAACGGATTATCTGCAAGGGCAATTCAGCACGAAATAGACCACCTTAACGGCATTTTGTTTATTGATAGGATGGATGAGAGCGAAAGAAAAAAGTTATTGGCTTTATGGAGGAAGATAAAGAATTAA
- a CDS encoding Fic family protein produces MKTLELFSKNAIQIPLQTTWYLTDISYMQGLQELYRRQIPQKLKALREHALIESAVSSNRIEGVEVDKSRIQTLIFGKPVLRDRNEEEVQGYRDALNLIHNQTTKLSISEKTILQLHCFCRGDIWDAGKYKEKDVDIIQKYSDGRQRIRFKTVSPYKTPMMMKKAISLWQEGMQEKWIHSVILLGALNLDFLCIHPFRDGNGRVSRLLLLLNCYHIGIEVGRYISIERLIENNKDRYYETLEESSFKWHEGKHNPWPYLNFLLFIMNSAYKEFKECIQTVKEPKGAKTEMMYSIIEKQKLPFTVADIQKQCPGISIDMIRHLLKELKANGKVRCLRRGKYAQWENV; encoded by the coding sequence ATGAAAACATTAGAATTATTTTCAAAAAATGCTATACAGATTCCGCTTCAAACAACATGGTATTTGACTGATATAAGTTATATGCAAGGGTTACAGGAATTGTATAGAAGGCAAATTCCTCAAAAATTAAAAGCTCTGCGCGAACATGCACTAATTGAAAGTGCGGTATCATCAAATCGTATTGAAGGTGTTGAAGTAGATAAATCACGAATACAAACTTTAATTTTTGGAAAACCGGTGCTTCGTGATAGGAACGAGGAAGAGGTTCAAGGATATAGGGATGCTTTGAATCTTATTCACAACCAGACAACAAAATTGTCAATTTCAGAAAAAACAATATTGCAACTACATTGTTTTTGTCGGGGTGATATATGGGATGCTGGAAAATACAAAGAAAAAGATGTTGATATTATCCAGAAATATTCAGATGGCAGACAACGCATACGATTTAAAACAGTATCACCGTATAAAACACCAATGATGATGAAAAAGGCAATATCATTATGGCAGGAAGGGATGCAAGAAAAATGGATACATTCAGTTATACTTTTGGGAGCATTAAATCTGGATTTTTTATGCATTCATCCATTTAGGGATGGCAATGGTCGTGTCTCACGGTTATTACTTTTATTAAATTGTTACCACATTGGAATTGAAGTAGGACGGTATATTAGTATTGAACGCTTAATAGAAAATAATAAAGATAGATACTATGAGACACTTGAAGAAAGTTCTTTTAAGTGGCATGAAGGAAAACATAATCCCTGGCCATATCTTAATTTCCTTTTATTTATAATGAATTCCGCATACAAAGAGTTTAAAGAATGTATTCAGACAGTTAAAGAACCAAAAGGAGCAAAAACCGAAATGATGTATTCTATAATAGAAAAGCAAAAGTTACCATTCACTGTTGCTGATATTCAAAAGCAGTGTCCAGGGATAAGTATAGATATGATTCGGCATTTACTAAAAGAATTAAAGGCAAATGGGAAAGTGAGATGTCTTAGAAGGGGTAAGTATGCACAATGGGAAAATGTTTAA
- a CDS encoding phosphoenolpyruvate carboxykinase (GTP) has product MKVEKWVDECAELTKPDNIYWCDGSEEEAYSLIKIGIEKEKINGNPVFYELNQKKWPNAYLHRSHPEDVARTEHLTYVCHQEKETSGPNNNWMDPKEAKNMLNPLFKGCMKGRTMYVLPYMMGNPESPYSKACVQLTDSSYVAISKRIMTRKGKAALEKIGSSSNFVKGLHSTGDFSPERRFIMHFPDESLVWSIGSGYGGNALLGKKCFSLRIASYLGLKENWLAEHMVIMGIEDESSTTYITAALPSACGKTNLAMLNPSLPGYKISTIGDDIAWLNIGSDKRLYAINPEMGFFGVAPGTSEKTNPNMIQTLKKGTFYPTLFTNTALNPKTNEPWWDGLENIPENLIDWKGNPSSSKESAHPNSRFTVSITQCPTLSPEFNNPKGVPISAIIFGTRRSSVAPLIYEAFNWQNGIFQGCGMASETTTAATQKAGVLRRDPMAMWPFCGYNMADYFNHWLNMGKMMENPPKIFFVNWFRKDEGGNFLWPGFSENIRVLKWIIDRTKGKVGAKETPIGLIPDFKDLDLRGLNINEKGLFKIDKDEWQKELADIKAFLTQFKLAGWIEEEYKALASRLAK; this is encoded by the coding sequence ATGAAAGTAGAAAAATGGGTTGATGAATGTGCAGAGCTAACAAAGCCTGACAATATTTACTGGTGTGATGGAAGTGAGGAAGAAGCCTATTCCCTTATCAAAATTGGGATAGAGAAGGAAAAAATAAATGGCAATCCTGTTTTTTACGAGCTAAATCAGAAAAAATGGCCAAATGCCTATCTCCATAGAAGCCATCCAGAGGATGTAGCGCGTACCGAGCACCTTACCTATGTCTGCCATCAGGAGAAAGAAACATCTGGCCCAAATAACAATTGGATGGACCCAAAAGAAGCAAAAAATATGCTTAATCCCCTTTTTAAAGGTTGTATGAAGGGACGGACAATGTATGTCCTTCCTTATATGATGGGAAATCCAGAATCTCCATATTCAAAAGCCTGTGTCCAGCTTACAGATTCATCCTATGTGGCTATAAGCAAGAGGATAATGACAAGAAAAGGAAAGGCTGCATTGGAAAAAATAGGAAGCTCATCCAATTTTGTAAAAGGGCTTCATTCCACAGGAGACTTCTCACCCGAAAGAAGGTTTATTATGCACTTTCCCGATGAAAGCCTGGTTTGGTCTATTGGCTCTGGATATGGTGGAAATGCCTTGCTTGGCAAAAAATGCTTTTCTTTAAGGATTGCATCATACCTTGGGTTAAAAGAAAATTGGCTAGCAGAGCATATGGTGATTATGGGCATTGAAGACGAATCTAGCACAACCTACATTACAGCCGCCCTTCCCTCTGCCTGCGGAAAAACAAACCTTGCTATGCTTAATCCTTCTCTTCCTGGATATAAAATATCAACAATAGGCGATGACATTGCCTGGCTAAATATTGGAAGCGATAAAAGGCTCTATGCTATAAATCCAGAAATGGGGTTTTTTGGTGTAGCACCTGGCACATCAGAAAAGACAAATCCAAATATGATACAAACCTTAAAAAAGGGAACATTCTATCCAACCCTTTTTACAAACACAGCCCTTAATCCGAAAACAAATGAACCATGGTGGGATGGATTAGAGAATATTCCAGAAAACTTAATTGATTGGAAGGGAAATCCCTCTTCTTCAAAAGAATCAGCACACCCGAACTCAAGGTTCACGGTTTCCATAACACAATGCCCAACATTGTCACCTGAATTCAATAATCCAAAGGGTGTTCCCATATCTGCTATAATCTTTGGCACAAGAAGGTCTTCTGTTGCTCCCTTGATATATGAGGCATTTAATTGGCAGAATGGGATATTTCAAGGGTGCGGAATGGCATCAGAAACAACAACGGCTGCAACACAAAAGGCAGGTGTATTGCGTCGTGACCCAATGGCAATGTGGCCATTCTGTGGATACAATATGGCTGATTATTTTAATCATTGGCTAAATATGGGCAAAATGATGGAAAACCCTCCAAAGATATTCTTTGTAAATTGGTTTAGAAAGGATGAAGGAGGAAATTTCCTCTGGCCTGGTTTTTCTGAAAATATAAGGGTTTTAAAGTGGATTATTGATAGGACAAAGGGTAAGGTAGGGGCAAAAGAAACACCGATTGGACTTATTCCAGATTTTAAAGACCTTGACCTTAGAGGGCTTAATATAAATGAAAAAGGGCTATTTAAGATAGATAAAGATGAATGGCAGAAAGAGCTTGCAGACATAAAGGCATTTCTTACCCAATTTAAACTTGCTGGCTGGATTGAAGAAGAATACAAAGCCCTTGCAAGCAGACTAGCAAAATAA